The Burkholderia mayonis genome window below encodes:
- a CDS encoding DUF2939 domain-containing protein — MNSAVRPQRRFLKPVSIVVALVVAAVAIVYAYASPYLALRQMKQAIDARDAQAISTYVDFPALRISLKQQLTDELMRRIDAQKRDNPLAIIGALIGSALVGPLVDAYATPDGVAALMNGLPPRTQSGQRPPELNRPADQAASQAAPVASAASASAGSPGNSVAASSDATPAASKTAAQAAPLPVSGTPSAAASSPSGTSPQTSAAYRRFDEFVVTYRRDDGSARYAAIFRRSGLFGWKLSAVNLHDE; from the coding sequence TTGAATTCTGCCGTGCGCCCGCAAAGGCGATTCCTGAAGCCGGTTTCGATCGTCGTCGCGCTTGTCGTCGCCGCGGTGGCGATCGTCTATGCGTATGCGTCGCCCTATCTCGCGCTCAGGCAGATGAAGCAGGCGATCGATGCGCGCGATGCGCAGGCGATCAGCACCTACGTCGATTTCCCCGCTTTGCGGATCAGCCTGAAGCAGCAGCTCACCGACGAATTGATGCGGCGCATCGACGCGCAAAAGCGCGACAATCCGCTCGCAATCATCGGCGCGCTGATCGGCTCGGCGCTTGTCGGCCCGCTCGTCGATGCTTACGCGACGCCCGACGGCGTCGCCGCGCTGATGAACGGCTTGCCGCCGCGCACGCAATCCGGACAACGGCCACCCGAGTTGAATCGACCCGCCGATCAAGCGGCGAGCCAGGCAGCGCCGGTCGCGTCTGCAGCGAGCGCGTCGGCGGGTAGCCCAGGCAATTCAGTTGCCGCGTCAAGCGACGCGACGCCTGCCGCAAGCAAAACGGCGGCGCAAGCCGCGCCGTTGCCCGTATCCGGTACGCCGTCCGCCGCCGCGAGTTCGCCATCCGGCACGTCACCGCAGACGAGCGCTGCCTACCGGCGCTTCGACGAATTCGTCGTCACGTATCGCCGCGACGACGGCAGCGCGCGCTATGCCGCGATCTTTCGCCGCAGCGGACTCTTCGGTTGGAAATTGTCGGCAGTCAATTTGCACGACGAGTGA
- the lexA gene encoding transcriptional repressor LexA, with product MIKLTARQQQVFDLIRRAIERDGFPPTRAEIAAELGFSSPNAAEEHLRALARKGVIELAAGASRGIRLIGVEDSPHQLTLPHAALMQLSLPLVGRVAAGSPILAQEHISQHYACDPALFSSKPDYLLKVRGLSMRDAGILDGDLLAVQKRTEAKNGQIIVARLGDDVTVKRLMRRPGGVELIAENPDYENIFVKAGSAEFALEGVAVGLIRPGEF from the coding sequence ATGATCAAACTCACCGCCCGTCAGCAGCAAGTATTCGACTTGATTCGTCGCGCGATCGAGCGCGACGGCTTTCCGCCCACTCGCGCGGAAATCGCCGCCGAGCTCGGCTTCAGCTCGCCGAACGCAGCCGAGGAGCACTTGCGGGCGCTCGCGCGCAAGGGCGTAATCGAGCTGGCGGCGGGCGCGTCGCGCGGCATTCGCCTGATCGGCGTCGAAGATTCGCCGCACCAGTTGACGCTGCCGCACGCGGCGCTGATGCAACTGTCGCTGCCGCTCGTCGGCCGCGTCGCGGCCGGTAGCCCGATCCTCGCGCAGGAGCACATCTCGCAGCACTACGCATGCGATCCCGCGCTCTTCTCGAGCAAGCCCGACTACCTGCTGAAGGTGCGCGGCCTGTCGATGCGCGACGCCGGCATCCTCGACGGCGATCTGCTCGCCGTGCAGAAGCGGACCGAGGCGAAGAACGGCCAGATCATCGTCGCGCGGCTCGGCGACGACGTCACGGTCAAGCGCCTGATGCGCCGGCCCGGCGGCGTCGAGCTGATCGCCGAGAACCCCGATTACGAGAACATCTTCGTGAAGGCCGGCAGCGCGGAATTCGCGCTCGAAGGCGTCGCCGTCGGGCTGATCCGCCCGGGCGAATTCTGA
- a CDS encoding sulfate ABC transporter substrate-binding protein, which produces MVKRNTGLAGGIRRLIASLALGATAALGALTPALADTTFLNVSYDPTRELYQDVNQAFGKEWKAKTGETVNFKQSHGGSGAQARSVLDGLQADVVTLALAYDIDALANKGLVNRDWQKRLPDNASPYTSTIVFLVRKGNPKGIKDWDDLTKPGVSIVTPNPKTSGGARWNYLAAWAYAQHKPGGDAQTAKDFVSKLYKNAGVLDSGARGATTSFVQRGIGDVLIAWENEAFLSIKEFGADKFEIVVPSASILAEPPVAVVDKVVDKKGTRRLADAYLNFLYSKEGQEIAARNYYRPRSKDVPATLTKQFPKLKLYTVDDTFGGWTHAQKTHFADGGVFDSIYKPQ; this is translated from the coding sequence ATGGTCAAGCGCAACACGGGGCTGGCGGGCGGCATACGTCGTCTCATCGCATCACTCGCGCTCGGCGCGACGGCGGCGCTCGGCGCGCTCACGCCGGCGCTCGCGGACACGACGTTCCTGAACGTCTCGTACGATCCGACGCGCGAGCTCTATCAGGACGTCAATCAGGCGTTCGGCAAGGAGTGGAAGGCGAAGACGGGCGAAACGGTGAACTTCAAGCAGTCGCACGGCGGCTCGGGCGCGCAGGCGCGCTCGGTGCTCGACGGCCTTCAGGCCGACGTCGTGACGCTCGCGCTCGCGTACGACATCGACGCGCTCGCGAACAAGGGCCTCGTCAACAGGGATTGGCAGAAGCGCTTGCCGGACAACGCGTCGCCGTACACGTCGACGATCGTGTTCCTCGTGCGCAAGGGCAATCCGAAGGGAATCAAGGACTGGGACGACCTCACGAAGCCGGGCGTGTCGATCGTCACGCCTAACCCGAAGACGTCGGGCGGCGCGCGCTGGAACTACCTCGCCGCCTGGGCGTACGCGCAGCACAAGCCGGGCGGCGATGCGCAGACGGCGAAGGATTTCGTCTCGAAGCTGTACAAGAACGCGGGCGTGCTCGATTCGGGCGCGCGCGGCGCGACGACGAGCTTCGTGCAGCGCGGGATCGGCGACGTGCTGATCGCGTGGGAGAACGAGGCGTTCCTGTCGATCAAGGAATTCGGCGCCGACAAGTTCGAGATCGTCGTGCCGTCGGCGAGCATTCTCGCGGAGCCGCCCGTCGCGGTCGTCGACAAGGTGGTCGACAAGAAGGGCACGCGCAGGCTCGCGGACGCGTACCTGAACTTCCTGTACAGCAAGGAAGGGCAGGAGATCGCCGCGCGCAACTACTACCGGCCGCGCTCGAAGGACGTGCCGGCCACGCTCACGAAGCAGTTCCCGAAGCTGAAGCTGTATACGGTCGACGACACGTTCGGCGGCTGGACCCATGCGCAGAAGACGCATTTCGCCGACGGCGGCGTGTTCGATTCGATCTACAAGCCGCAATGA
- the cysT gene encoding sulfate ABC transporter permease subunit CysT: MTTFTFRKPSALPGFGVTLGITLAYLSLVVLIPLAATFLKTATLTWDQFVAATTSPRVLASYRLTFSAALGGALVNAVFGFLVAWVLVRYAFPLKRLVDAIVDLPFALPTSVAGISLAAVYAQNGWIGSYLAPLGIKIAFTPFGVLVALTFIGLPFVVRTVQPVLEDFEREQEEAAACLGASRWLTFRRVVLPAVTPALLTGFALAFARALGEYGSVIFIAGNVPMKSEITSLLIITKLEQYDYAGATALAVVMLVVSFVMLLLINTLQWYLQRRTSRGASGPAPAAHAATALGGAR, from the coding sequence ATGACGACGTTCACCTTCCGCAAGCCGAGCGCGCTGCCCGGATTCGGCGTGACGCTCGGCATCACGCTGGCCTATCTGAGCCTCGTGGTGCTGATTCCGCTCGCCGCCACTTTTCTGAAGACGGCGACGCTCACCTGGGATCAGTTCGTCGCGGCGACGACGTCGCCGCGCGTGCTCGCGTCGTACCGGCTGACGTTCTCGGCCGCGTTGGGCGGCGCGCTCGTCAACGCGGTGTTCGGCTTTCTCGTCGCATGGGTGCTCGTGCGCTACGCGTTTCCGCTCAAGCGGCTCGTCGACGCGATCGTCGATTTGCCGTTCGCGCTGCCGACGTCGGTCGCGGGCATCTCGCTCGCGGCCGTCTACGCACAGAACGGCTGGATCGGCAGCTATCTCGCGCCGCTCGGCATCAAGATCGCGTTCACGCCGTTCGGCGTGCTCGTCGCGCTGACGTTCATCGGCCTGCCGTTCGTCGTGCGCACCGTGCAGCCGGTGCTCGAGGACTTCGAGCGCGAGCAGGAGGAAGCGGCCGCGTGCCTCGGCGCGTCGCGCTGGCTCACGTTCCGGCGCGTCGTGCTGCCCGCCGTGACGCCCGCGCTCCTGACGGGCTTCGCGCTCGCATTCGCGCGCGCGCTCGGCGAATACGGCTCGGTGATCTTCATCGCAGGCAACGTGCCGATGAAGTCGGAGATCACGTCGCTCCTCATCATCACGAAGCTCGAGCAGTACGACTATGCGGGCGCGACGGCGCTCGCCGTCGTGATGCTCGTCGTGTCGTTCGTGATGCTGCTCCTCATCAACACGCTGCAGTGGTATCTGCAGCGCCGCACGAGCCGCGGCGCAAGCGGCCCGGCGCCGGCGGCGCACGCGGCGACGGCCCTCGGAGGCGCGCGATGA
- the cysW gene encoding sulfate ABC transporter permease subunit CysW: MSHDVVQTRAAAAPVDPRRAAAADANARARRLDPVSEPRAVRWLLTGTALVFLALFLVVPLAAVFFEALRKGFDFYLESLADPDAWSAIKLTLIVAAIAVPLNLVFGVCASWAIAKFEFKGRALLTTLIDLPFSVSPVISGLVYVLLFGAQGWLGPWLQAHDVQIIFAVPGIVLATIFVTFPFVARELIPLMQAQGSDEEEAARVLGASGWQIFRRVTLPNVKWGLLYGVILCNARAMGEFGAVSVVSGHIRGQTDTMPLHVEILYNEYNFAAAFAVASVLALLALVTLALKLFAERRLSAALADGRDAAPAAHPSAAVTSSIS, translated from the coding sequence ATGAGCCACGACGTCGTTCAGACCCGCGCCGCCGCCGCGCCCGTCGATCCGCGCCGCGCCGCCGCCGCCGACGCGAATGCGCGCGCCCGCCGCCTCGACCCCGTCAGCGAGCCGCGCGCGGTGCGCTGGCTGCTCACGGGCACGGCGCTCGTGTTTCTCGCGCTCTTTCTCGTTGTGCCGCTCGCCGCCGTGTTCTTCGAGGCGCTACGCAAGGGCTTCGATTTCTATCTCGAATCGCTCGCCGATCCGGATGCGTGGTCGGCGATCAAGCTGACGCTGATCGTCGCCGCGATCGCGGTGCCGCTCAATCTCGTGTTCGGCGTGTGCGCGTCGTGGGCGATCGCGAAGTTCGAATTCAAGGGCCGTGCGCTCCTGACGACGCTCATCGACTTGCCGTTCTCGGTGTCGCCCGTGATCTCGGGCCTCGTCTACGTGCTGCTGTTCGGTGCGCAGGGCTGGCTCGGGCCCTGGCTGCAGGCGCACGACGTGCAGATCATCTTCGCGGTGCCGGGCATCGTGCTCGCGACGATCTTCGTCACGTTCCCGTTCGTCGCGCGCGAGCTGATCCCGCTGATGCAGGCGCAGGGCTCCGACGAGGAGGAGGCCGCGCGCGTGCTCGGCGCGTCCGGCTGGCAGATCTTCCGCCGCGTGACGCTGCCGAACGTGAAGTGGGGCCTGCTGTACGGCGTGATCCTCTGCAACGCGCGCGCGATGGGCGAGTTCGGCGCGGTGTCGGTGGTGTCCGGCCACATCCGCGGCCAGACCGACACGATGCCGCTGCACGTCGAGATTCTCTACAACGAGTACAACTTCGCGGCCGCGTTCGCGGTGGCGTCGGTGCTCGCGCTCCTCGCGCTCGTCACGCTCGCGCTCAAGCTCTTCGCCGAGCGGCGGCTGTCCGCCGCACTCGCGGACGGCCGCGACGCCGCGCCCGCCGCGCATCCGAGCGCCGCCGTCACTTCGTCGATTTCGTAA
- a CDS encoding sulfate/molybdate ABC transporter ATP-binding protein has protein sequence MGITVRNLHKRFGDFTALDDVTLDFPAGELVALLGPSGCGKTTLLRVIAGLEHADSGQVVLQGLDVASVGARERQVGFVFQHYALFRHMTVFENVAFGLRVKPRRERPSEAAIREKVHELLSLVQLDWLAQRYPSELSGGQRQRIALARALAVEPKVLLLDEPFGALDAKVRKELRSWLRRLHDDLHISTIFVTHDQEEALEVADRIVVLDHGRVEQVGSPQDVYDHPQSAFVYEFLGAANRLDGTVSGKGFVAHGAAGAIAVDADFAGPARAYVRPHDLELVAPNARADGITADVRRVVPLGGSVRVELAARAGGVLEAELDRNAWRALALDVGDALTAVPRAVRVFPAR, from the coding sequence ATGGGCATCACCGTTCGTAACCTGCACAAGCGTTTCGGCGACTTCACCGCGCTCGACGACGTCACGCTCGACTTTCCCGCGGGCGAGCTCGTCGCGCTCCTCGGGCCGTCCGGCTGCGGCAAGACGACGCTCTTGCGCGTGATCGCGGGCCTCGAGCACGCGGATTCGGGGCAGGTCGTGCTGCAAGGGCTCGACGTCGCGTCGGTCGGCGCGCGCGAGCGGCAGGTCGGCTTCGTGTTCCAGCACTACGCGCTGTTCCGGCACATGACGGTGTTCGAGAACGTCGCGTTCGGGCTGCGCGTGAAGCCGCGCCGCGAGCGGCCGAGCGAGGCCGCGATCCGCGAGAAGGTGCACGAATTGCTGTCGCTCGTGCAGCTCGACTGGCTTGCGCAGCGCTATCCATCCGAGCTGTCGGGCGGCCAGCGGCAACGGATCGCGCTTGCGCGCGCGCTCGCCGTCGAGCCGAAGGTGCTGCTGCTCGACGAGCCGTTCGGCGCGCTCGACGCGAAGGTGCGCAAGGAACTGCGTAGCTGGCTGCGCCGGCTGCACGACGACTTGCATATCTCGACGATCTTCGTCACGCACGATCAGGAAGAGGCGCTCGAAGTGGCCGACCGGATCGTCGTGCTCGATCACGGCCGCGTCGAGCAGGTCGGCAGCCCGCAGGACGTCTACGACCATCCGCAAAGCGCGTTCGTCTACGAGTTCCTCGGCGCGGCGAACCGGCTCGACGGCACTGTGAGCGGCAAGGGCTTCGTCGCGCACGGTGCGGCCGGGGCGATCGCCGTCGACGCGGATTTTGCGGGCCCGGCGCGCGCATATGTGCGGCCGCACGATCTTGAGCTCGTCGCGCCTAACGCGCGCGCGGACGGCATCACGGCCGACGTGCGGCGCGTCGTGCCGCTCGGCGGCTCGGTGCGCGTCGAACTCGCCGCGCGCGCGGGCGGCGTGCTCGAAGCGGAGCTCGATCGCAACGCATGGCGCGCGCTCGCGCTCGACGTCGGCGACGCGCTGACGGCCGTTCCGCGCGCGGTGCGCGTGTTCCCGGCGCGCTGA
- a CDS encoding CysB family HTH-type transcriptional regulator produces the protein MNFQQLRFVREAVRQNMNLTEVANVLYTSQSGVSKQIKDLEDELGVDIFIRRGKRLTGLTEPGKAVHQLIERMLLDAENLRRVARQYADQDSGHLVVATTHTQARYALPKVIRQFTDVYPKVHLALRQGSPQQIAQMILSGEADIGISTEALDRYPDIVTFPCYSWHHVVVVPKDHPLVGRESVTLDDIAEYPIITYDQDFTGRSHIDQAFANAGAVPDVVLTAIDADVIKTYVELGMGIGVVAAMAYDAQRDTELVALDTQHLFEASTTRVGLRRGAFLRAYAYRLIEMFAPHLSEGEIAGQLREAA, from the coding sequence ATGAACTTTCAACAATTGCGCTTCGTGCGCGAGGCCGTGCGGCAGAACATGAACCTGACGGAAGTCGCGAACGTGCTGTATACGTCGCAGTCGGGGGTTTCGAAGCAGATCAAGGATCTGGAGGATGAGCTCGGCGTCGACATCTTCATCCGCCGCGGCAAGCGTCTCACGGGCCTCACGGAGCCCGGCAAGGCCGTCCATCAGCTGATCGAGCGGATGCTGCTCGACGCGGAGAACCTGCGCCGCGTCGCGCGCCAGTACGCGGACCAGGATAGCGGCCACCTCGTCGTCGCGACGACCCACACGCAGGCGCGCTACGCGCTGCCGAAGGTGATCCGCCAGTTCACCGACGTCTATCCGAAGGTGCATCTCGCGCTGCGCCAGGGCAGCCCGCAGCAGATCGCGCAGATGATCCTGAGCGGCGAGGCGGACATCGGCATCTCGACCGAGGCGCTCGACCGCTATCCGGACATCGTCACGTTCCCGTGCTATTCGTGGCATCACGTCGTCGTCGTGCCGAAGGATCATCCGCTCGTCGGCCGCGAGAGCGTGACGCTCGACGACATCGCCGAGTATCCGATCATCACGTACGACCAGGATTTCACCGGCCGCTCGCACATCGACCAGGCGTTCGCGAACGCGGGCGCGGTGCCGGACGTCGTGTTGACGGCGATCGACGCGGACGTGATCAAGACCTACGTCGAGCTCGGGATGGGGATCGGCGTCGTCGCCGCGATGGCGTACGATGCGCAGCGCGACACAGAGCTCGTCGCGCTCGACACGCAGCACCTGTTCGAGGCGAGCACGACGCGCGTCGGGTTGCGCCGCGGCGCGTTCCTGCGCGCGTACGCGTACCGGCTGATCGAGATGTTCGCGCCGCATCTGTCCGAAGGCGAGATCGCCGGGCAATTGCGGGAAGCGGCCTGA
- a CDS encoding sugar ABC transporter substrate-binding protein, giving the protein MDVSLRRRVLAAAAVCVAVAAAGPFSVARAETAHKPKVALVMKSLANEFFLTMENGAKEYQKHNASQFDLITNGIKDETDTASQIRIVEQMIVSKVDAIVLAPADSKALVPVVKKAVDAGIIVVNIDNRLDPDVLKSKSLNVPFVGPDNRKGARMVGDYLAKRLKAGDAVGIVEGVPTTTNAQQRTAGFQDAMKAGGAKVVSVQSGEWEIDKGNAAASAMLNEYPNLKALLCGNDNMAIGAVSAVRAAGRQGKVYVVGYDNINAIKPMLKDGRVLATADQYAAKQAVFGIDTALKALAEHRKQADMTGVVATPVDLVTKP; this is encoded by the coding sequence ATGGATGTCAGCCTCCGCCGCCGCGTGCTAGCCGCCGCGGCCGTTTGCGTCGCCGTCGCCGCTGCCGGGCCGTTCTCGGTCGCACGGGCCGAGACCGCGCACAAGCCGAAGGTCGCCCTCGTGATGAAGTCGCTTGCGAACGAGTTCTTCCTCACGATGGAAAACGGCGCGAAGGAGTATCAGAAACACAACGCGAGCCAGTTCGATCTCATCACGAACGGCATCAAGGACGAAACCGACACCGCGAGCCAGATCCGCATCGTCGAGCAGATGATCGTGTCGAAGGTCGACGCGATCGTGCTCGCGCCCGCCGATTCGAAGGCGCTCGTGCCCGTCGTGAAGAAGGCCGTCGACGCGGGGATCATCGTCGTCAACATCGACAATCGGCTCGATCCGGACGTGCTCAAGTCGAAGAGCCTGAACGTGCCGTTCGTCGGCCCGGACAACCGCAAGGGCGCGCGGATGGTCGGCGACTATCTGGCGAAGCGGCTGAAGGCGGGCGACGCGGTCGGCATCGTCGAGGGCGTGCCGACGACGACCAACGCGCAGCAGCGCACCGCGGGCTTCCAGGATGCGATGAAGGCGGGCGGCGCGAAGGTCGTGTCGGTCCAGTCAGGCGAATGGGAGATCGACAAGGGCAATGCGGCCGCGTCCGCGATGCTCAACGAATATCCGAACCTGAAGGCGCTCCTGTGCGGCAACGACAACATGGCGATCGGCGCCGTGTCCGCGGTGCGCGCGGCGGGCCGCCAGGGCAAGGTGTACGTCGTCGGCTACGACAACATCAACGCGATCAAGCCGATGCTGAAGGACGGCCGCGTGCTCGCGACCGCCGACCAGTACGCGGCGAAGCAGGCCGTGTTCGGCATCGATACGGCGTTGAAGGCGCTCGCCGAGCACCGCAAGCAGGCCGACATGACGGGCGTCGTCGCGACCCCGGTCGACCTCGTGACGAAGCCGTAA
- a CDS encoding sugar ABC transporter ATP-binding protein, with protein MDSIDPDSTPDAPTLVVTGIGKTYAEPVLADVSLSLHPGEALALTGENGAGKSTLSKIVAGLVAPTAGAMRLAGAPYAPRSRAHAEALGVRMVMQELNLVPTLTVAENLFLDRLPHRFGVIDRRRLADDARAAMARVGLDALDPGTPVGALGIGHQQMVEIARSLAGDCRALILDEPTAMLTAREVELLFDQIARLKGEGVALVYISHRLEELARVAERVAVLRDGRLVHVDRIDAQPTERLVALMAGRELAEQAVHGARTPGAPRLKVERLSRGDAVRDVSFDVRAGEIFGISGLIGAGRTELLRLIYGADAADGGTVSIGDPPRPAAIRSPADAVRHGIALVSEDRKGEGLLLPQSIAANLSLGQLTRVARGGVVDAQRENALAVRRIDALRIRARGPAQAVSELSGGNQQKVAIGRWLGRDMSVLLFDEPTRGIDVGAKFDIYALLDALAREGRAIVVVSSDLRELMLICDRIGVMSAGRMDAVFARGEWTQDVLLAAAFAGYARRDAVLHPFDDRRPAA; from the coding sequence ATGGATTCGATCGACCCAGATTCGACGCCCGATGCGCCGACGCTCGTCGTGACCGGCATCGGCAAGACTTACGCCGAGCCCGTGCTCGCCGACGTGTCGCTGTCGCTGCATCCGGGCGAGGCGCTTGCGCTGACGGGCGAGAACGGCGCGGGCAAGAGCACGCTGTCGAAGATCGTCGCCGGGCTCGTCGCGCCGACGGCCGGCGCGATGCGGCTCGCGGGCGCGCCGTATGCGCCTCGGAGCCGCGCGCACGCGGAGGCGCTCGGCGTGCGGATGGTGATGCAGGAGCTCAACCTCGTCCCGACGCTCACCGTTGCCGAAAACCTGTTTCTCGACCGCCTGCCGCACCGGTTCGGCGTGATCGACCGCCGGCGGCTCGCCGACGACGCGCGCGCGGCGATGGCGCGCGTCGGGCTCGACGCGCTCGATCCGGGCACGCCTGTCGGCGCGCTCGGGATCGGCCATCAGCAGATGGTCGAGATCGCGCGCAGCCTCGCGGGCGACTGCCGCGCGCTGATCCTCGACGAGCCGACCGCGATGCTGACTGCGCGCGAAGTCGAACTGCTGTTCGATCAGATCGCGCGGCTGAAGGGCGAAGGCGTCGCGCTCGTCTACATCTCGCACCGGCTCGAGGAACTCGCGCGGGTCGCGGAGCGGGTCGCCGTGCTTCGCGATGGCCGGCTCGTGCACGTCGACCGGATCGACGCACAGCCGACCGAGCGGCTCGTCGCGCTGATGGCCGGGCGCGAGCTCGCCGAGCAGGCGGTGCACGGCGCGCGCACGCCGGGCGCGCCGCGCCTGAAGGTCGAGCGCCTGTCGCGCGGCGACGCGGTGCGCGACGTGTCGTTCGACGTGCGCGCGGGCGAGATCTTCGGCATTTCCGGGCTGATCGGCGCCGGACGCACCGAGCTCTTGCGGCTCATTTACGGCGCGGATGCGGCCGACGGCGGGACCGTGTCGATCGGCGATCCGCCGCGGCCCGCAGCGATCCGCTCGCCCGCCGACGCGGTGCGTCACGGGATCGCGCTCGTCAGCGAGGACCGCAAGGGCGAAGGGCTGCTGCTGCCGCAGTCGATCGCGGCGAACCTGTCGCTCGGGCAGCTCACGCGCGTCGCGCGCGGCGGGGTCGTCGACGCGCAGCGCGAAAACGCGCTCGCGGTGCGGCGGATCGACGCACTGCGGATTCGCGCGCGCGGCCCGGCGCAGGCGGTGTCGGAGCTGTCGGGCGGCAACCAGCAGAAGGTCGCGATCGGCCGCTGGCTCGGGCGCGACATGAGCGTGCTGCTGTTCGACGAGCCGACCCGCGGGATCGACGTCGGCGCGAAGTTCGACATCTACGCGCTTCTCGACGCGCTCGCGCGAGAAGGCCGCGCGATCGTCGTCGTGTCGAGCGACCTGCGCGAGCTGATGCTGATCTGCGACCGGATCGGCGTGATGTCGGCGGGGCGCATGGACGCCGTATTCGCGCGCGGCGAGTGGACGCAGGATGTGCTCCTCGCCGCGGCATTCGCCGGCTACGCGCGCCGCGACGCGGTATTGCATCCGTTCGACGACAGGCGGCCTGCTGCGTGA
- a CDS encoding ABC transporter permease yields MNDRSIDRNADAPSGQAAAVAAKPAGMRLGLSNYVGLALALLALIALFSMLSAHFLTYDTFSTIANQIPDLVVLSVGMTFVLIIAGIDLSVGSVLALAASVVSVAALRWQWPPLAAALAGVAAAAATGTLTGAVTVGWRIPSFIVSLGVLEAARGVAYQLTNSRTAYIGDAFDFLSNPIALGISPAFLIAVAVMIAAQFVLARTVFGRYLVGVGTNEEAVRLAGVNPRPYKIIVFALMGALAGLAALFQISRLEAADPNAGAGLELQVIAAVVIGGTSLMGGRGSVVSTFFGVLIISVLAAGLAQIGANEPTKRIITGAVIVVAVVLDTYRSRRARG; encoded by the coding sequence ATGAACGACCGATCCATCGACCGAAACGCCGACGCCCCGTCCGGGCAGGCGGCCGCCGTCGCGGCGAAGCCGGCCGGCATGCGGCTCGGCCTGTCGAACTACGTCGGACTCGCGCTCGCGCTCCTTGCGCTGATCGCGCTTTTCTCGATGCTCAGCGCGCACTTCCTCACGTACGACACGTTCAGCACGATCGCGAACCAGATTCCCGATCTCGTCGTGCTGTCGGTCGGCATGACCTTCGTCCTCATCATCGCGGGGATCGACCTGTCGGTCGGCTCCGTGCTCGCGCTCGCGGCGTCGGTCGTGAGCGTCGCCGCGCTGCGCTGGCAGTGGCCGCCGCTTGCCGCCGCGCTCGCCGGCGTCGCGGCGGCCGCCGCGACGGGCACGTTGACGGGCGCCGTCACGGTCGGCTGGCGGATCCCGTCGTTCATCGTGTCGCTCGGCGTGCTGGAGGCGGCGCGCGGCGTCGCGTACCAACTGACGAATTCGCGCACCGCGTACATCGGCGATGCGTTCGACTTCCTGTCGAATCCGATCGCGCTCGGCATCTCGCCCGCGTTCCTGATCGCGGTCGCGGTCATGATCGCCGCGCAATTCGTGCTCGCGCGCACGGTGTTCGGCCGTTATCTCGTCGGCGTCGGCACGAACGAGGAAGCGGTGCGACTGGCCGGGGTTAACCCGCGCCCGTATAAAATCATCGTTTTCGCGCTGATGGGCGCGCTCGCGGGACTCGCCGCGCTGTTCCAGATCTCCCGGCTCGAAGCCGCCGATCCGAACGCGGGCGCGGGCCTCGAGCTGCAGGTCATCGCGGCCGTCGTGATCGGCGGCACGAGCCTGATGGGCGGTCGCGGCTCGGTTGTCAGCACGTTCTTCGGCGTGTTGATCATCTCGGTGCTCGCGGCGGGTCTCGCGCAGATCGGCGCGAACGAACCGACCAAGCGCATCATCACCGGCGCCGTGATCGTCGTAGCCGTCGTGCTCGACACGTATCGCAGCCGGCGCGCGCGAGGGTAG